The proteins below are encoded in one region of Nonomuraea helvata:
- a CDS encoding TetR/AcrR family transcriptional regulator: protein MKLNKERIVDAGMATFAEVGYHGLSMRQVAERLGAHAGSLYYHVRSKNELLAMMADRVCQQAYDAGTAALAALPSPSTWQDEIEVQATALRGSIRQHPGGAILLADSPGMLSPGALSLLERLLRTLAAAGVPAEHRLIAADTLLSHVTGFVLQEQGTSPTPDVTPATYADLRERFPRVFAETPPPGQDEKFRRSIRLLCVAFDALIKS from the coding sequence ATGAAGCTCAACAAGGAGCGGATCGTCGACGCCGGCATGGCCACGTTCGCCGAGGTCGGATACCACGGCCTGTCCATGCGCCAGGTGGCGGAACGGCTCGGCGCGCACGCGGGCAGCCTGTATTACCACGTACGCAGCAAGAACGAGCTGCTCGCGATGATGGCCGACCGCGTCTGTCAGCAGGCCTATGACGCCGGCACCGCCGCCCTCGCCGCCCTTCCGTCCCCATCCACTTGGCAGGACGAGATCGAGGTCCAGGCCACCGCGCTGCGCGGCAGCATCCGGCAGCACCCCGGCGGCGCCATCCTGCTCGCCGACAGTCCCGGAATGCTCAGCCCCGGCGCACTGTCCCTCCTGGAACGCCTCCTGCGGACCCTCGCGGCGGCCGGCGTCCCCGCCGAGCACCGCCTCATCGCCGCCGACACCCTCCTCAGCCATGTCACCGGGTTCGTCCTGCAGGAGCAGGGCACGTCCCCAACGCCGGACGTCACCCCGGCGACCTATGCCGACCTGCGGGAACGCTTTCCGCGCGTCTTCGCGGAGACTCCGCCCCCGGGCCAGGACGAGAAGTTCCGGCGCAGCATCCGTCTCCTGTGCGTGGCCTTCGACGCCCTCATCAAGAGCTGA